In the genome of Acidobacteriota bacterium, one region contains:
- a CDS encoding S8 family serine peptidase: MREPFASYTGRGVKVAVIDSGVNPAHPHVGGVAGGARITASEADSSNDYLDFIGHGTAVAGAIREKAPDAQLYAVKVFDRALTTNIEAIIKAIDWCVENQIDVINLSLGTVNLEHRDKIERAVARAAEKGSVLVAAREMSDKSSLPGCLSSVIGVTADWECARDRYDVNRSDVDPVFIASAYPRDIPGVSRERNLNGISFAVANMTGFVARAREFAPNASIDQLKRLLVEESTNE; this comes from the coding sequence GTGCGCGAACCCTTTGCTAGCTACACCGGCCGAGGCGTTAAGGTCGCAGTCATCGATAGCGGAGTCAACCCCGCTCACCCCCACGTCGGCGGTGTGGCCGGCGGCGCGAGAATAACCGCGAGCGAAGCGGACTCTTCGAACGATTATCTGGACTTCATCGGTCACGGCACCGCCGTCGCAGGGGCGATTCGTGAAAAGGCGCCCGATGCGCAGCTCTACGCCGTCAAGGTCTTTGACCGCGCGCTGACAACTAACATCGAAGCGATCATCAAAGCGATCGATTGGTGTGTCGAGAATCAAATCGATGTCATCAACTTGAGCCTGGGCACCGTGAACCTGGAGCATCGGGATAAGATCGAGAGGGCCGTCGCGCGCGCCGCAGAGAAGGGATCTGTTCTTGTCGCGGCGCGCGAGATGTCCGACAAGTCGTCCTTGCCCGGCTGTCTTTCATCGGTTATCGGTGTGACTGCGGATTGGGAGTGCGCGCGTGACCGCTATGACGTGAATCGCTCGGATGTCGATCCGGTGTTCATCGCGTCTGCATACCCTCGCGATATCCCGGGCGTGTCGCGTGAGCGCAATCTGAACGGCATCAGCTTTGCGGTGGCGAATATGACCGGCTTCGTGGCGCGCGCGAGAGAGTTCGCGCCCAATGCTTCGATTGATCAGCTCAAGCGCTTGCTGGTCGAAGAGTCAACGAACGAATGA
- a CDS encoding type II toxin-antitoxin system HicB family antitoxin, whose product MQTKKVVRKHKRENRTFTVLIEQDEDGYYVATVPALKSCYAQAKTVEALYPRIREVIALCLEEEDPIPMKFIGVQQLQFSN is encoded by the coding sequence ATGCAAACGAAGAAGGTCGTTAGGAAGCACAAACGAGAGAACCGAACCTTCACTGTACTGATTGAACAAGATGAAGATGGTTATTATGTCGCAACAGTGCCCGCACTAAAGAGTTGCTACGCGCAAGCGAAGACAGTCGAAGCTCTTTATCCGCGGATCAGAGAGGTGATAGCGCTTTGCTTGGAAGAGGAAGATCCCATTCCTATGAAATTCATCGGAGTACAGCAACTCCAGTTTAGCAATTAA
- the qhpC gene encoding quinohemoprotein amine dehydrogenase subunit gamma translates to MKHLKAINRKARRVEEFIASEYGDVHALQQPPPQRPHYPLGCSLVFSPGWETDSAGGTAGLCQPVERDLYDCYITCFWPAQVPDHFNNYPDWTSKCASATKDWRNIDLVFP, encoded by the coding sequence ATGAAACACCTGAAAGCCATCAACCGGAAGGCCCGGCGAGTGGAGGAGTTTATCGCCTCGGAGTACGGCGACGTTCACGCGCTTCAACAGCCTCCCCCGCAGCGGCCTCATTATCCGCTCGGCTGTTCGCTGGTTTTTTCGCCGGGATGGGAAACGGACTCGGCGGGAGGAACCGCTGGATTGTGCCAGCCGGTTGAGCGCGATCTGTACGATTGCTACATCACTTGCTTCTGGCCGGCTCAGGTGCCCGACCATTTCAACAACTATCCGGATTGGACCAGCAAGTGCGCGAGCGCGACGAAGGATTGGCGGAACATCGATCTGGTCTTTCCGTGA
- a CDS encoding ABC transporter ATP-binding protein, with protein MNNDYRRIFDYIFPYWRRLALVLGLSLVSTLVGLAQPYITKLLIDEALLRRDRQALTMVAALMVVVTVLGFALNIASSYRYIAVSAAVLFDMRLAVYKHLQKLSPRFYTRTKLGEIVSRLNNDISEVQRVAADTLLAAISNFIFLIGSVTIMVWLNWKLFLLSILLIPVSVIALKHYRQKLTDRVREMRERSADIGSFLIESLMGMRLVVTSNTQDTEVARFRQKNQGFVDALLSMQLVSYFAGVLPGTVLTLSTALVFLYGGKLVIDGVMELGSLVAFMAYHMRLLAPVQNLMGLYTSIATARVSLNRVFEILDTPVEVNDAPDAVALQAVRGEIEFDDVTLKYDRDTVVLDAVSFKIPAGSLCAIAGPSGVGKSTVADLLLRFYDPQAGTIRLDGHDLRDIRLVDLRREVVLVEQTAFLFNATIAENIRYGRPEATREEIIRAAKAASIDGFIRALPDGYDTEVGERGQALSAGERQRVALARALLRDPAVLVLDEPTASVDPITEQTIAAELASVMRGRTTVVISHRLSLIERADWVIVIDDGKVIETGRPAELLASGKALATLFSYLPQEANDPRESVKSVSSVVYRRNETK; from the coding sequence ATGAACAACGACTATAGGCGAATCTTCGACTACATCTTTCCGTACTGGCGCAGGCTGGCGCTTGTGCTTGGGTTAAGTCTCGTCTCGACTCTTGTCGGCTTAGCTCAACCATACATAACCAAGCTGCTGATCGACGAAGCGCTACTCCGGCGCGACAGGCAAGCATTGACGATGGTCGCGGCGTTGATGGTCGTTGTGACTGTGCTCGGGTTCGCGCTGAACATAGCGAGCAGCTATCGCTATATAGCAGTATCGGCGGCGGTGTTGTTCGACATGCGGCTTGCGGTTTACAAACACCTGCAGAAGCTGTCGCCGCGGTTTTACACTCGCACGAAACTCGGAGAAATCGTTTCGCGCTTGAACAACGACATCAGCGAGGTGCAACGCGTCGCCGCCGACACGCTGCTTGCGGCCATCAGCAATTTCATTTTTCTTATTGGCAGCGTGACGATAATGGTCTGGCTCAATTGGAAGCTGTTCTTGTTGAGCATTCTGCTCATCCCTGTGTCGGTGATCGCGCTGAAGCACTATCGCCAGAAGCTCACCGACAGAGTGAGAGAGATGCGCGAGCGCAGCGCCGACATCGGAAGCTTTCTGATCGAGAGTTTGATGGGCATGCGTCTGGTCGTGACGTCAAACACTCAGGACACGGAAGTCGCTCGATTTCGGCAGAAGAACCAAGGCTTCGTCGACGCGCTGCTATCGATGCAACTCGTATCTTACTTCGCCGGTGTGCTGCCGGGAACGGTGCTGACGCTGAGCACCGCGCTGGTGTTCCTCTATGGCGGCAAGCTGGTCATCGACGGCGTGATGGAACTCGGCTCGCTGGTGGCGTTCATGGCTTATCACATGCGCCTGCTTGCGCCGGTGCAGAATCTGATGGGGCTTTACACTAGTATTGCTACTGCGCGCGTGTCCTTGAATCGAGTATTCGAGATACTTGACACCCCGGTCGAAGTGAATGACGCGCCCGATGCCGTCGCGCTTCAGGCTGTAAGAGGTGAGATCGAGTTCGACGACGTCACGCTCAAGTACGATCGCGACACTGTAGTCCTTGACGCGGTGAGCTTCAAGATTCCTGCCGGTTCGCTTTGCGCGATTGCCGGGCCAAGCGGAGTCGGCAAATCGACGGTAGCCGACTTGTTGCTTCGATTTTACGATCCACAAGCCGGCACGATTCGGCTGGACGGTCACGACCTGCGCGATATTCGGCTTGTCGATTTGCGCAGAGAGGTTGTTCTCGTCGAGCAGACGGCTTTCCTGTTCAACGCAACCATCGCCGAGAACATAAGGTACGGCCGGCCCGAAGCGACTCGAGAAGAAATCATTCGAGCTGCGAAGGCGGCCTCCATAGATGGTTTCATTCGCGCATTGCCGGACGGCTACGACACAGAGGTCGGCGAGCGAGGGCAGGCGCTTTCGGCGGGCGAGCGCCAGCGCGTCGCTCTAGCGCGCGCTCTTTTGAGAGACCCCGCGGTGCTGGTCCTCGACGAGCCAACCGCCTCGGTCGATCCGATCACCGAGCAGACGATAGCCGCCGAGCTTGCGTCGGTGATGCGAGGGCGCACGACGGTGGTCATATCTCACCGGCTGTCGCTGATCGAACGCGCCGACTGGGTGATAGTGATAGACGACGGCAAAGTGATCGAGACGGGCCGGCCTGCCGAACTACTAGCGAGCGGCAAGGCGCTCGCGACCCTGTTCTCCTACCTGCCCCAGGAAGCAAATGATCCGCGTGAATCCGTCAAATCAGTGTCATCCGTGGTCTATCGAAGGAACGAAACGAAATAG
- a CDS encoding U32 family peptidase, whose protein sequence is MKVLAPISSYDELEMLAASGAEEFYCGVVPREWLDRYTGAVWLNRRSPKGGSLETFSELKRLVEGSHRLGIPVFLTLNAPYYTAEQMSWVMELARALDGEAGIDALIVTDINLLMQLSKAKLNAALHVSSVAATLNTEAIRFLLQFGPSRIILPRSLTIPEIERIVNATRDEVEIEVFMLNDGCAFEEGFCATTHHHTVGAFCTSLSEMDTEFERSGGRELTRRQNSRLRRNLTDYREWIWYVNGNGCGATANGLPYGPCGLCAIHDFQRIGVASLKIVGREASPFKKLASVRMVRAIVDQVRSGPDKLVVIERAKSLRGDRKHCDSGYMCYYKVEA, encoded by the coding sequence ATGAAAGTTCTTGCGCCAATCAGCTCATACGATGAATTGGAGATGCTCGCGGCGAGCGGGGCAGAAGAATTCTATTGCGGCGTCGTTCCGCGGGAGTGGCTCGATCGCTACACGGGAGCGGTCTGGCTGAACCGTCGCAGTCCGAAGGGCGGGAGCCTTGAAACTTTCTCCGAGTTGAAACGGCTGGTAGAAGGCTCGCACCGGCTGGGCATTCCGGTTTTCCTCACGCTCAACGCTCCGTACTACACGGCTGAACAGATGTCGTGGGTGATGGAGCTCGCTCGAGCGCTTGATGGCGAAGCAGGAATTGACGCGTTGATCGTGACCGACATCAATCTGCTGATGCAGCTATCGAAGGCGAAGCTGAACGCAGCACTGCACGTCAGCTCCGTCGCCGCGACCTTGAACACCGAAGCGATTCGCTTTCTGCTTCAGTTTGGTCCGAGCAGAATCATTCTGCCTCGAAGCCTGACCATTCCTGAGATAGAGAGGATCGTGAACGCCACTCGTGATGAAGTCGAAATCGAAGTCTTCATGCTCAACGACGGCTGCGCCTTTGAAGAAGGCTTTTGCGCGACCACTCACCATCACACGGTCGGCGCCTTCTGCACCAGTCTCTCCGAAATGGACACGGAGTTTGAACGCAGCGGCGGGCGCGAGCTTACGCGCAGGCAGAATTCGCGGCTGCGCCGAAACCTCACCGACTATCGCGAATGGATCTGGTATGTAAATGGCAACGGCTGCGGGGCAACAGCGAACGGTCTACCGTACGGGCCGTGCGGGTTGTGCGCGATTCACGACTTCCAGCGAATCGGCGTGGCTTCATTGAAGATCGTGGGCCGCGAAGCTTCGCCGTTTAAGAAGCTCGCCAGCGTGCGAATGGTTCGAGCGATCGTCGATCAGGTTCGAAGCGGGCCGGATAAGCTGGTAGTGATCGAACGGGCGAAGTCCTTGCGCGGCGACCGCAAGCATTGCGACTCCGGATATATGTGCTACTACAAAGTTGAAGCGTGA
- the peaB gene encoding quinohemoprotein amine dehydrogenase maturation protein produces MSAYRQGEFHAFEGGGQSYLYLVPSAAIFALEDLSGAVLDLLKDRELTRDQIVDELMGAGYARANIEETLEELHQAHAIALGEGFVEPRLEAPQQPFPLQTVVMNVTNQCNLSCSYCYEYGEDRIATPEGKTKFMSEETARGTVDFLLNQSPGRRMVHLTFFGGETLLNFKVVKSTIEYARTKAAEMGKYIDFSMTTNATMLTSEIISFLAENNVGVTVSIDGPKESNDRFRVFHNGKGSYDVIAPKIKELVKVHRSRPIGARVTLTAQVIDVKKIFRHLTEEMGFDEVGFAPVTTSPVRLYAIGNTGLDHVLDQFTELAGEYLDYALENKHHGFSNVNDTLQELHQGVSKAYPCGAGLGLLGVAPSGDIGLCHRFVDSPAGKLGHIDTGIDREAQAEHLNRAHINTKYDCHTCWARPVCSGGCYHEAYVRYGDTSHANLHYCDWIRGWTDVCLRIYGEIAARNPKYLERFDERKAI; encoded by the coding sequence ATGAGCGCTTATCGACAAGGCGAGTTTCACGCATTTGAAGGCGGAGGACAGAGCTATCTTTACCTGGTTCCAAGCGCTGCGATTTTTGCGCTTGAAGACCTGTCTGGCGCGGTGCTCGATCTGCTCAAGGACCGCGAGCTGACCAGGGACCAGATTGTTGACGAACTTATGGGCGCCGGATATGCGCGCGCGAATATCGAGGAAACTCTCGAAGAACTTCATCAGGCGCATGCGATTGCGCTGGGCGAAGGGTTCGTCGAGCCGAGACTGGAAGCGCCGCAGCAACCGTTCCCGCTTCAGACGGTTGTCATGAACGTGACCAATCAGTGCAATCTGAGTTGTTCGTATTGCTACGAGTACGGCGAAGACCGCATCGCAACGCCCGAAGGCAAGACGAAGTTCATGAGCGAGGAGACCGCTCGCGGGACGGTGGACTTCCTGCTGAATCAATCGCCCGGACGCCGCATGGTCCATCTAACCTTTTTCGGCGGCGAGACCTTGCTCAACTTCAAAGTCGTGAAGTCCACGATTGAATACGCGCGCACCAAAGCGGCTGAGATGGGCAAGTACATCGACTTCAGCATGACCACCAACGCGACGATGTTGACTTCGGAGATTATAAGCTTTCTCGCCGAGAACAACGTGGGCGTGACGGTCAGCATAGACGGCCCGAAAGAATCGAACGATCGCTTTCGCGTCTTTCACAACGGGAAGGGAAGCTATGACGTGATCGCCCCGAAGATCAAAGAGCTGGTGAAAGTTCACCGCTCGCGGCCGATCGGCGCGCGGGTGACGCTGACGGCTCAGGTGATCGACGTGAAAAAGATATTTCGTCACCTGACGGAAGAGATGGGATTCGACGAGGTCGGGTTCGCGCCCGTAACCACGTCGCCCGTGCGGCTGTACGCAATCGGCAACACGGGACTCGATCACGTGCTCGATCAGTTCACGGAGCTTGCCGGCGAGTATCTCGACTATGCGCTTGAAAACAAGCATCACGGATTTTCTAACGTCAACGACACGCTTCAAGAACTGCACCAGGGAGTGAGCAAGGCTTATCCGTGTGGCGCGGGGCTTGGGCTGCTGGGAGTTGCGCCGTCGGGCGATATCGGACTTTGCCATCGGTTTGTTGATTCGCCGGCGGGGAAGCTTGGGCACATCGATACGGGCATTGATCGCGAAGCGCAGGCCGAACACCTCAATCGCGCTCACATCAATACCAAGTACGACTGTCATACTTGCTGGGCGCGGCCGGTTTGTTCGGGCGGCTGTTATCACGAAGCTTACGTCCGCTACGGTGACACCTCACATGCGAATTTGCACTATTGCGATTGGATTCGCGGATGGACTGATGTGTGTTTGCGAATCTACGGCGAGATCGCCGCGCGCAATCCGAAGTATCTCGAGCGGTTCGATGAAAGGAAAGCCATATGA
- a CDS encoding molybdopterin cofactor-binding domain-containing protein, translated as MPTNNRGEDQLRVVGKPLRKVDARAKCTGQTRFADDIILPRMLFAKLLRSPVPHALIKHIDVSKALELPGVVAVLTGKELPIPYGILPVSEDEHALCINKVRFIGDPVAAIAALDEDTAFDAMDLIEVEYESLTSIASIEGALNTPEPRIHEYGDGGNVHKKVSLEFGDVEEGFAEADLIREDVFFYEGNTHLPLEQHAAVAVLDPDEKLTLWSATQTPHYVHRALAKVLEMPASHIRVIATPNGGGFGGKSDPFNHEIVVAKLAMMTGRPVKITLTREEVFYCHRGRHPVLMWVKTGVKNDGAITAMHFRSLLDGGAYGSYGVASTFYTGALQTVTYEVPRYKFEGLRVFTNKPPCGPKRGHGTPQPRFALEVQIDKIAEELQLDPVEMRRRHLVKPNTVTANYLRVGSVGLGDCIDKVAGASDWKARFQKLPYGKGVGFACSSYICGAGLPIYWNNMPHSGVQLRLDRQGGVCVMCGSIDIGQGSDSILAYIVAEVLGIDPFDIRVLTADTDLTPVDLGSYSSRVTLMTGHAALQAAERARELLAKAVAEKLDVPTEYITFADRRVFDVEDAERGMTFAEAVQLAESKFGVIGTVGSYTPPRSPGKYKGAGVGPSPAYSYSAAVAEVDVDPETGIVVVERVWIAHDVGQSINPALVMGQVEGSVYMGLGEALMEEMAYRGNRNVVHKFPSMLEYKSPTTLEMCDVKTILIEDPDPNGPFGAKEVGQGPLLPVPPAVVNAIYDAVGVRIDEVPATPEKVLAAIRAKAQGKEGRFGPKSVPEVEWPEPIRVPTPAEGGDGKELPRVAVHS; from the coding sequence ATGCCAACTAACAACCGCGGTGAAGATCAGTTGAGAGTAGTCGGAAAACCTCTCCGCAAAGTCGATGCTCGCGCGAAGTGCACGGGGCAAACTCGATTCGCCGATGACATCATTCTTCCGCGAATGCTGTTCGCCAAGCTGCTCCGCTCGCCCGTCCCTCACGCTTTGATCAAGCACATTGACGTTTCAAAAGCCCTCGAGCTTCCCGGCGTAGTCGCAGTCCTCACCGGCAAAGAACTGCCAATCCCTTACGGCATCCTGCCAGTCAGCGAGGACGAGCACGCGCTGTGCATCAATAAAGTCCGCTTCATCGGCGACCCCGTCGCCGCGATCGCCGCACTCGACGAAGACACCGCCTTCGATGCGATGGATCTTATCGAGGTCGAGTACGAATCGCTCACGTCAATCGCGTCAATAGAAGGCGCATTGAATACGCCCGAGCCGCGCATTCACGAGTACGGCGACGGCGGCAACGTACACAAGAAAGTGTCGCTCGAGTTCGGCGACGTTGAAGAGGGATTTGCTGAAGCCGATCTTATTCGAGAAGACGTTTTCTTCTATGAAGGCAACACCCATTTGCCACTGGAGCAGCACGCGGCAGTTGCTGTCTTAGATCCGGACGAAAAGCTGACGCTGTGGAGCGCGACTCAGACTCCCCACTACGTGCATCGCGCGCTTGCCAAGGTGCTGGAGATGCCGGCCAGTCACATTCGAGTGATTGCTACTCCGAACGGCGGAGGCTTCGGCGGCAAGAGCGATCCGTTCAATCACGAGATTGTCGTCGCGAAGCTCGCGATGATGACCGGCCGCCCGGTTAAGATCACGCTGACGCGCGAAGAAGTCTTCTATTGTCATCGCGGCCGGCATCCGGTGTTGATGTGGGTGAAGACCGGAGTAAAGAATGACGGCGCGATCACGGCGATGCACTTCCGCTCGCTGCTCGACGGCGGGGCATACGGCAGCTACGGCGTCGCGAGCACTTTTTACACCGGCGCGCTTCAGACCGTGACCTACGAAGTCCCGCGCTACAAGTTTGAAGGCCTTCGAGTCTTCACCAACAAGCCTCCTTGCGGGCCGAAGCGGGGACACGGTACCCCTCAGCCTAGATTCGCGCTGGAAGTTCAGATCGACAAGATAGCTGAAGAGCTTCAGCTTGATCCGGTCGAGATGCGCAGGCGGCACCTGGTGAAGCCCAATACCGTTACCGCGAACTATCTTCGCGTTGGGAGCGTCGGGCTGGGCGATTGCATCGACAAAGTTGCCGGCGCATCGGACTGGAAGGCCAGGTTTCAAAAGCTGCCTTATGGCAAGGGCGTCGGCTTCGCGTGCAGCTCTTACATCTGCGGCGCAGGCTTGCCCATCTACTGGAACAACATGCCGCATTCCGGTGTTCAGCTTCGGCTGGATCGTCAAGGCGGCGTGTGCGTGATGTGCGGCTCGATCGACATAGGCCAGGGTTCTGATTCCATTCTTGCCTACATCGTGGCTGAAGTGCTGGGCATCGACCCGTTCGACATTCGCGTCCTCACTGCCGACACCGATCTCACACCCGTTGATCTGGGCAGCTACTCGAGCCGCGTCACGCTGATGACCGGGCACGCGGCGCTGCAAGCCGCCGAACGCGCGCGCGAGTTGTTGGCTAAGGCCGTTGCCGAAAAGCTGGACGTTCCTACTGAATACATCACCTTCGCTGATCGCCGCGTCTTCGATGTTGAAGACGCCGAGCGAGGGATGACCTTTGCCGAAGCCGTGCAGCTTGCGGAATCGAAGTTCGGCGTGATAGGCACCGTCGGTTCTTACACCCCGCCGCGCTCGCCGGGCAAATACAAAGGCGCGGGCGTCGGGCCTTCGCCGGCATACAGCTATTCGGCAGCGGTGGCAGAGGTGGACGTCGATCCGGAGACTGGAATCGTCGTGGTCGAGCGGGTCTGGATCGCTCACGACGTCGGGCAATCGATCAACCCTGCATTGGTGATGGGTCAGGTCGAGGGCAGCGTCTACATGGGTCTGGGCGAAGCATTGATGGAAGAGATGGCTTATCGCGGGAACCGAAACGTCGTGCATAAGTTTCCTTCGATGCTCGAGTACAAGAGCCCGACGACGCTGGAGATGTGCGACGTGAAGACTATCTTGATTGAAGACCCTGATCCCAACGGACCCTTCGGCGCTAAGGAAGTCGGGCAAGGCCCCCTCCTGCCGGTTCCGCCCGCGGTTGTGAACGCGATCTACGACGCTGTCGGCGTGAGAATCGACGAAGTGCCCGCGACGCCTGAAAAAGTTCTGGCGGCAATTCGCGCGAAGGCTCAAGGGAAGGAGGGTCGCTTCGGCCCGAAGTCAGTTCCTGAAGTCGAGTGGCCCGAGCCGATCAGAGTGCCGACGCCGGCTGAAGGCGGAGATGGAAAGGAACTGCCGCGCGTGGCGGTGCATTCGTGA
- a CDS encoding FAD binding domain-containing protein, with amino-acid sequence MMRLPKFTYRVPRTVSDAVKMVGDAGADAMFVAGGTDLYPNMKRRQQTPKTVISVTRLGELHQIQGDAITGMVIGSSVSLTELCDHPTVNRDFGFVADAARLISTPILRNMGTIGGNLLLDTRCNYYDQNYEWRKGINFCMKKDGEICWVAPSSPKCWAVQSSDLAPVMVAIGAKVKLVSESGERMLDAADLYKDDGIDYLRKRPDELLTEIHLPPRNGMRAVYKKLRRRGAFDFPVLGVAAALDVADDGTVRAAKLILGGVAPSPIEVTEAQQALIGERFDQERINAAAEACYLKARPLDNTDFVMGWRKQMARPFVQRALEELKRHLTV; translated from the coding sequence ATGATGCGACTACCCAAATTCACCTACCGCGTGCCGAGGACGGTTTCGGACGCGGTGAAGATGGTTGGTGACGCCGGCGCTGACGCGATGTTTGTTGCCGGCGGGACCGACCTCTATCCGAATATGAAACGCCGCCAGCAGACGCCGAAGACGGTCATCTCAGTGACCCGTCTCGGCGAGCTTCATCAAATTCAGGGCGACGCAATTACGGGAATGGTGATCGGCTCCTCGGTTTCATTGACCGAGTTATGTGACCACCCGACTGTCAATCGGGACTTTGGATTTGTCGCGGATGCCGCGCGGCTGATATCGACGCCGATTCTTCGAAACATGGGAACAATCGGCGGCAATCTTCTTCTCGACACCCGCTGCAATTATTACGATCAGAATTACGAGTGGCGCAAGGGCATCAACTTTTGCATGAAAAAAGACGGAGAGATTTGCTGGGTCGCGCCTTCGAGTCCGAAATGCTGGGCCGTTCAGTCGTCTGATCTTGCGCCGGTGATGGTCGCGATCGGCGCGAAGGTGAAACTCGTATCCGAGAGCGGCGAGCGCATGCTTGACGCGGCCGATCTTTACAAAGACGACGGGATTGACTATCTACGCAAGCGGCCGGATGAGCTGCTGACCGAGATCCATCTGCCGCCGCGCAACGGAATGCGGGCCGTCTACAAGAAGCTGCGTCGTCGCGGCGCCTTTGACTTTCCGGTTCTTGGAGTGGCAGCGGCTCTTGACGTTGCCGACGACGGAACCGTGCGCGCAGCGAAGCTTATCCTCGGCGGCGTTGCGCCATCTCCGATTGAAGTGACCGAAGCTCAACAAGCACTCATAGGAGAACGCTTCGATCAGGAGAGAATCAACGCGGCTGCGGAAGCGTGCTACTTGAAGGCTCGCCCGCTCGACAACACCGACTTCGTAATGGGTTGGCGCAAACAGATGGCCCGTCCGTTTGTGCAGCGCGCGCTTGAGGAGTTAAAGCGCCATCTGACTGTGTGA
- the peaA gene encoding quinohemoprotein amine dehydrogenase subunit alpha — MNALKRFVVAAFLLSPLLLTFTARSQSQTQPAQPPATDDKSKEAAEEGIPVTNQLVIDRCSSCHKKDEKGRLTRISFERTTPEGWQQVIKRMIRLNGLTLSPEEARQIVKYLSNNHGLAPEEAKPAFYEAEKRVIDEKLPDESLRATCVICHSLGRVLSQRRSKEEWELLGNMHVGLFPVVQFQGFYRFPQPAGAPPPTDPDQRHPLDKSLDYLAKNYPLTTPEWGAWRANMRAPRLQGRWLVSAYQVGSGQIYGEMIVEPAQVEDEFTTKLKLRYVKDGSTVTRAGRGIVYSGYSWRGRATSSDGKEPGENREAMLVSRDWTTMEGRWFWGAYDEFGIDVTLRRITAEPLIAGVDRVGLKSPSTGVQVHVYGANLPSDIKADEIDFGPGVKIKRVVSAKSDDVTVEVDVVEGSANGYRDISLRRYFAPRAVAVFDKVDYIKVNPDAGMARVGGVAFPKQFQQFGAVAYNRGPDGKPQTPDDVSLGIADVEWSIDEFPATFDDDDKDFVGALSGNGLFTPAVDGPNPKRKKGVNNYGDVWVVATYKPRDAAKDAQPLKARSYLVVTVPLYVKWDQPEVSR, encoded by the coding sequence ATGAATGCATTAAAGCGATTCGTTGTTGCGGCGTTCCTGCTCTCGCCGCTGCTTCTCACGTTCACCGCGCGGTCACAGTCTCAGACTCAACCGGCGCAGCCCCCGGCAACCGACGACAAATCGAAAGAGGCCGCCGAAGAAGGTATCCCTGTCACGAACCAGCTAGTAATCGACCGCTGCTCGTCGTGTCACAAGAAGGATGAGAAGGGCCGCCTCACTCGAATCTCCTTTGAGCGCACGACTCCGGAGGGATGGCAACAGGTCATCAAGCGGATGATTCGGCTCAACGGCCTCACGCTCAGTCCGGAGGAGGCCAGGCAGATCGTCAAGTACTTGAGCAACAATCACGGGCTTGCGCCTGAAGAAGCCAAGCCTGCGTTCTACGAAGCTGAAAAACGGGTCATCGACGAGAAGTTGCCTGACGAGAGCCTGCGAGCTACGTGCGTGATATGTCACAGTCTTGGGAGGGTCCTCTCGCAGCGTCGCTCGAAAGAAGAGTGGGAGCTGTTGGGGAACATGCACGTTGGGCTCTTTCCGGTTGTGCAGTTTCAGGGTTTCTATCGTTTCCCGCAGCCTGCTGGCGCGCCGCCTCCGACCGACCCCGATCAGCGACATCCGCTGGATAAGTCGCTCGACTACCTGGCCAAGAACTATCCGCTCACCACGCCCGAGTGGGGCGCGTGGCGCGCGAATATGCGAGCGCCCAGACTCCAGGGACGCTGGCTGGTCAGCGCCTATCAAGTCGGCAGCGGTCAGATCTACGGAGAGATGATAGTTGAGCCGGCTCAGGTTGAAGACGAGTTCACTACCAAGCTCAAGCTGCGCTATGTCAAAGACGGTTCGACCGTGACCCGGGCCGGTCGCGGGATCGTGTACTCGGGCTATAGCTGGCGCGGGCGCGCGACCTCGAGCGACGGCAAGGAGCCGGGCGAGAATCGCGAAGCGATGCTCGTGTCGCGCGACTGGACGACAATGGAAGGTCGCTGGTTTTGGGGCGCGTACGATGAGTTCGGCATCGACGTGACTCTACGAAGAATCACCGCCGAACCGTTGATCGCCGGAGTTGATCGCGTGGGGCTCAAGTCGCCCTCGACCGGTGTTCAGGTACACGTCTATGGAGCCAACCTCCCAAGCGACATCAAAGCCGACGAAATCGACTTCGGCCCAGGCGTGAAGATCAAGCGAGTCGTCAGCGCGAAGAGCGACGACGTGACGGTTGAAGTTGACGTTGTCGAAGGCTCGGCGAACGGCTACCGCGATATTTCGCTTCGCAGATATTTCGCGCCGCGCGCGGTCGCCGTTTTCGATAAGGTCGACTACATCAAGGTCAACCCTGACGCTGGAATGGCCCGGGTGGGCGGCGTGGCCTTCCCGAAGCAGTTTCAGCAATTCGGCGCCGTCGCTTACAATCGCGGTCCCGACGGAAAGCCCCAGACTCCCGACGATGTCAGTCTGGGAATCGCCGACGTCGAATGGTCGATAGACGAGTTCCCCGCGACGTTCGATGATGACGACAAGGACTTCGTAGGCGCGCTTTCCGGCAATGGGTTGTTCACCCCCGCGGTGGACGGGCCAAATCCCAAGCGGAAAAAAGGTGTTAACAACTACGGCGACGTGTGGGTTGTCGCCACCTATAAACCAAGAGATGCCGCGAAAGATGCCCAGCCCTTGAAGGCGCGGTCTTATCTTGTTGTAACCGTCCCGCTCTACGTGAAGTGGGACCAACCGGAGGTGTCTCGATGA